Proteins from one Triticum aestivum cultivar Chinese Spring chromosome 7A, IWGSC CS RefSeq v2.1, whole genome shotgun sequence genomic window:
- the LOC123147910 gene encoding F-box/FBD/LRR-repeat protein At2g26030: protein MAEASGDGSMEDRISALPDELLIHVLSHLRSRKAVQTCVLARRWRYLWRSVTCIDVSFEEFEDRAAADDLEREEMFKTFVNHLLILRERVDLKEFRLQYSLVVGVGRLSANSDEANLWIRHALQYKAQTVKIGNHSEPLQLLPWVFTSTYLKRLHITNAQLILGFFDRLRKGCPALEYLFLSICDIEDLDIFSDTLKVLILSDTIGFSFSFEHDAQVSISAPSLISLSVQECPSGARLPILKNMLSLETASVLLSEGDITTCDADGIRQFLGGLSGVRSLDFYYGDRQLEVKNNHGWCPTFNNLTNLTLDRWCMHADLYAMIVFLQNSPNLKKLTLKLNEPRYHNEVVSAVIGELEDRSFTCEQLEIVEIICSKGNELLLLGLKQFLLEESGIRPDQMRVSYQN from the exons ATGGCGGAGGCGTCGGGCGACGGGAGCATGGAAGACAGGATCAGCGCCCTCCCGGACGAGCTCCTCATCCATGTTCTCTCCCACCTGCGCTCACGCAAAGCTGTGCAGACATGCGTGCTGGCACGGCGCTGGCGATACCTCTGGCGGTCGGTGACCTGCATCGACGTGTCTTTCGAGGAATTTGAGGACAGGGCTGCTGCAGACGACTTGGAGCGCGAGGAGATGTTCAAGACGTTTGTGAACCATTTGCTGATTCTCCGTGAACGCGTAGACCTGAAGGAGTTCCGGCTGCAGTACAGCTTGGTGGTCGGGGTCGGCCGCCTCAGTGCTAACTCTGATGAAGCCAACCTATGGATCCGCCATGCGTTACAGTACAAGGCTCAGACTGTCAAGATAGGCAATCACAGCGAACCTCTGCAGCTTCTTCCCTGGGTATTCACTTCAACGTACTTGAAAAGACTGCACATTACCAATGCTCAACTGATCCTAGGTTTCTTTGACCGCCTCCGAAAAGGCTGCCCAGCATTGGAATATCTCTTCCTATCAATCTGCGACATTGAGGACCTTGACATTTTCTCTGACACACTCAAGGTTTTGATCCTCTCTGATACTATCGGGTTCTCATTCTCATTTGAGCACGATGCCCAAGTCTCTATTTCTGCTCCAAGCCTCATTTCTCTGTCCGTCCAAGAGTGTCCTTCCGGGGCCAGGCTACCTATACTAAAGAACATGTTATCACTAGAGACTGCATCAGTATTGCTTTCAGAAGGAGATATCACAACTTGTGATGCTGATGGTATCAGGCAGTTTCTCGGGGGCCTCTCTGGTGTTAGAAGTTTGGATTTCTATTATGGGGATAGACAG CTGGAGGTGAAAAATAATCACGGATGGTGCCCAACATTCAACAATCTTACAAACCTGACTCTTGATAGGTGGTGCATGCATGCGGACTTATATGCCATGATAGTCTTCCTTCAGAACTCACCTAATCTGAAGAAGCTAACTCTTAAACTAAACGAG CCACGATATCACAACGAGGTTGTATCTGCAGTCATCGGCGAGCTGGAGGATAGATCGTTTACATGTGAACAGCTTGAGATTGTCGAAATCATATGTTCGAAGGGAAATGAGCTGCTGCTACTTGGGTTGAAACAGTTTTTGCTAGAAGAGAGTGGCATAAGGCCTGATCAGATGCGTGTCAGTTACCAGAACTAA
- the LOC123147757 gene encoding RING-H2 finger protein ATL39-like, giving the protein MASFGPTGLPNSEHLRHTNKGTMIFSYTCVGLTGAALFSVIFFFCYQLRNRAPVAAAGAETGRRRTVDLAKLPEFAYTHSARHSGKEGGGEGAQCSVCLGTVQAGEMVRLLPLCKHLYHVECIDMWLASHDTCPLCRAEVEPQPPEDDGQPEVTTELPV; this is encoded by the coding sequence ATGGCTTCGTTCGGGCCGACGGGGTTGCCAAACTCAGAGCACCTGCGGCACACCAACAAAGGGACGATGATCTTCAGCTACACCTGCGTCGGCCTCACGGGCGCCGCGCTCTTctccgtcatcttcttcttctgctacCAGCTCCGCAACCGGGCGCCGGTGGCGGCTGCGGGGGCGGAGACCGGCCGCCGCCGCACCGTGGACCTTGCCAAGCTGCCGGAGTTCGCGTACACCCACTCCGCCAGGCACAGCGGTAAGGAGGGCGGCGGGGAAGGCGCGCAGTGCTCGGTGTGCCTCGGCACGGTGCAGGCCGGCGAGATGGTGCGGCTGCTGCCCTTGTGCAAGCACCTGTACCACGTGGAGTGCATCGACATGTGGCTGGCGTCCCATGACACTTGCCCGCTTTGCCGCGCGGAGGTTGAGCCCCAGCCCCCGGAGGACGACGGCCAGCCCGAGGTGACGACCGAGCTGCCGGTCTAG